In the genome of Bubalus kerabau isolate K-KA32 ecotype Philippines breed swamp buffalo chromosome 8, PCC_UOA_SB_1v2, whole genome shotgun sequence, one region contains:
- the LOC129658745 gene encoding olfactory receptor 2A2-like, with product MEGNQSWIAEFILVGFQLNEDLELVLFGTFSLLYTFNLLANGMILGLICLDPRLHTPMYYFLSHLAIIDISYASSNLPNLLANLVKHTKNISFVLCTLQMIFNLTFASIECLILVVMSYDRFVAICHPLQYTVIMNWRVCTFLAIACWACGFSLAIVQVSLFLRLPFCGPQKVNHFFCEIQSVLKVTCGDIWINEMFLFAEGVFILVGPLSLMLVSYVHILWAILKIQSKEGRKKAFSTCSSHLCVVGFYFGIAMMVYLAPESSHREEQKKILFLFYTLFNPLLNPLVYSVRNAQVKAAFHRVLQKKRTV from the coding sequence ATGGAGGGTAATCAATCATGGATTGCAGAATTCATCCTGGTAGGATTCCAACTCAATGAAGATTTGGAATTGGTCCTGTTTGGTACCTTCTCCCTGTTATATACCTTCAACCTGCTGGCGAATGGCATGATCTTGGGTCTCATCTGCCTCGACCCTAgactgcacacccccatgtactattTCCTGTCTCATCTGGCCATCATTGACATATCCTATGCTTCTAGCAATTTGCCCAATTTGCTGGCAAATCTagtgaaacacacaaaaaacatcTCCTTTGTCTTATGTACTTTGCAGATGATTTTTAATTTGACTTTTGCTTCAATAGAGTGTTTGATTTTGGTGGTGATGTCCTATGACAGGTTTGTGGCAATCTGCCATCCCCTGCAGTACACGGTCATCATGAACTGGAGGGTCTGCACGTTTCTGGCCATCGCTTGCTGGGCATGTGGATTTTCCCTGGCCATAGTACAAGTAAGTCTGTTTCTAAGGCTGCCTTTCTGTGGGCCCCAGAAGGTGAACCACTTTTTCTGTGAGATTCAATCTGTTCTCAAAGTGACCTGTGGTGACATCTGGATCAATGAAATGTTCCTCTTTGCTGAAGGTGTGTTTATTTTAGTTGGGCCCCTTTCCCTGATGTTGGTCTCCTATGTGCACATCCTCTGGGCAATCCTGAAGATCCAGTCAAAGGAGGGCCGCAagaaagccttctccacctgctcctcccacctctgtGTGGTTGGGTTCTACTTTGGCATAGCCATGATGGTGTACTTGGCCCCTGAGAGTAGCCACCGAGAGGAACAGAAGAAAATCCTTTTCCTGTTTTACACTCTATTCAACCCATTGCTGAACCCTCTTGTCTACAGTGTAAGGAATGCTCAAGTGAAGGCTGCCTTCCACAGAGTATTGCAGAAGAAAAGGACAGTGTGA